In Triticum urartu cultivar G1812 chromosome 6, Tu2.1, whole genome shotgun sequence, the following proteins share a genomic window:
- the LOC125514773 gene encoding protein trichome birefringence-like 1 — MKGAAWRGHGGLSAAAADHLGARRARLCIYGVALAFGAFAAFLAFAPSLPAPPPSSPSAAWLDGVLASASPYRAQVSGFFSSLFPANSSSPGPPGPGVVAARRSGPGGGGLAAGGGRAGTNGSTAVRPRGQSGAGNSGGVRGGNSASSNATAAVGGGRTNGSSLPGEQSGGGGGVPGGNSGAVRTDNPATGNATASAVRSDAPPSDHAGGGEAARNSSGIAAAAPTNSSGIAAAEAKAGATIGGSAQSGTTAKGGAPVWNNGSGVNASSGEATASNVTAIPSVNQTRSAVSAMLHGNVAAPHRRGHPGKNHTAQGSAAHHDQQQSVNRAAVASGGSNSTKTMHKEATAASQGSAGLVKGHAAQATNSSAGGQATKLHSIDAMGRCDMFYGNWVRDDSYPLYPEGSCPHVDESFNCHLNGRPDKAYQRLRWQPRGCSIPRLNPTDMLERLRGKRLVFVGDSLNRNMWESLVCILRNSVKDKRRVFEVSGNHKFRAEGSYSFLFQDYNCTVEFFRSPFLVQEWEIPVTHGKKKETLRLDKIDQSSSRYKNADVIVFNTGHWWTHEKTSLGKDYYQEGNQVYSELNVHDAFRRALNTWAKWVDSNINPKKTTVLFRGYSSSHFSGGQWNSGGSCDKETEPITNEKFLMPYPQKMSILEEVLHGMKTPVAYLNITRMTDYRKEGHPSVYRKQKLSEEERKSPELYQDCSHWCLPGVPDSWNELLYAQILVKQHQMLHQ; from the exons ATGAAGGGCGCGGCGTGGAGGGGCCACGGCGGCCTGTCCGCGGCCGCGGCCGACCACCTCGGCGCGCGCCGGGCCAGGCTCTGCATCTACGGCGTCGCGCTCGCCTTCGGCGCCTTCGCGGCCTTCCTCGCCTTCGCGCCCTcgctccccgcgccgccgccctcctcgccctccgcCGCGTGGCTCGACGGCGTCCTCGCCTCCGCCTCGCCCTACCGCGCGCAGGTCTCGGgcttcttctcctccctcttCCCCGCCAACTCCTCCTCCCCGGGGCCTCCTGGTCCCGGCGTCGTCGCGGCGAGGCGGAGCGGGCCGGGCGGTGGCGGGCtcgcggcgggcggcgggcgggCCGGGACCAACGGGTCAACTGCGGTTCGTCCTCGTGGGCAATCCGGGGCCGGCAATTCGGGAGGAGTTCGCGGCGGCAATTCCGCGTCCAGTAACGCTACTGCAGCGGTGGGCGGTGGGCGGACCAACGGCTCCAGTCTTCCTGGCGAGCAATCGGGAGGCGGAGGCGGGGTACCAGGCGGCAATTCGGGAGCAGTTCGCACCGACAACCCCGCGACCGGTAACGCCACCGCTTCGGCGGTGCGGAGCGACGCGCCGCCCAGTGATCACGCGGGAGGCGGTGAAGCGGCCCGCAATTCGTCAGGTATCGCCGCTGCTGCTCCCACCAATTCCTCAGGAATCGCAGCTGCTGAGGCGAAGGCTGGGGCCACGATCGGCGGTTCAGCCCAGAGTGGCACCACGGCGAAGGGAGGTGCGCCTGTTTGGAACAACGGCTCCGGGGTGAATGCAAGTTCAGGGGAAGCCACGGCGAGCAATGTGACGGCAATTCCATCTGTCAATCAGACTCGCAGTGCAGTTTCAGCGATGCTGCACGGCAATGTTGCTGCGCCTCATAGGAGAGGACATCCAGGCAAGAACCACACTGCTCAAGGCTCGGCGGCCCACCATGATCAGCAGCAGAGTGTAAACAGAGCTGCTGTTGCTTCAGGTGGAAGCAACAGCACGAAGACTATGCACAAGGAAGCCACTGCTGCCTCTCAAGGGAGCGCCGGTTTGGTGAAAGGCCACGCGGCACAGGCCACGAACAGCAGCGCCGGTGGTCAGGCGACGAAGCTTCACTCGATAGATGCGATGGGCAGATGCGACATGTTCTACGGCAATTGGGTCCGGGACGACTCGTACCCTCTCTACCCCGAGGGATCGTGCCCTCACGTCGACGAGTCCTTCAACTGCCACCTCAACGGCCGCCCTGATAAGGCCTACCAGAGACTCCGGTGGCAGCCCCGCGGGTGCAGCATCCCGAG GTTGAACCCAACTGATATGCTGGAGAGGCTGAGGGGAAAGCGACTCGTGTTCGTTGGCGATTCACTCAACAGAAACATGTGGGAGTCGCTTGTTTGCATCTTGAGGAATTCTGTGAAAGACAAGAGGAGGGTTTTTGAGGTGTCCGGGAACCACAAGTTCAGGGCCGAGGGCTCCTACTCTTTCCTCTTTCAG GACTACAATTGTACTGTGGAGTTCTTCCGCTCCCCTTTCCTTGTTCAGGAATGGGAGATACCTGTCACACACGGAAAGAAAAAGGAAACTCTTAGGCTTGACAAAATCGATCAATCATCCTCGAGGTACAAGAATGCAGATGTCATTGTTTTCAATACTGGGCACTGGTGGACACATGAGAAAACTTCTCTTGG GAAAGATTACTATCAAGAGGGCAACCAAGTATACAGTGAGCTGAATGTCCATGACGCCTTCCGGAGAGCTTTAAACACCTGGGCCAAGTGGGTTGATTCCAATATAAATCCCAAGAAAACAACTGTGCTTTTCAGAGGCTACTCATCATCCCATTTCAG CGGAGGGCAGTGGAATTCAGGCGGCAGCTGCGACAAGGAAACTGAGCCGATAACAAACGAAAAGTTCCTCATGCCATACCCGCAGAAGATGAGCATTCTGGAGGAGGTCCTCCATGGGATGAAAACACCAGTGGCCTACCTGAACATTACAAGGATGACTGACTACAGGAAGGAGGGACATCCTTCAGTCTACCGCAAGCAGAAGTTGAGCGAGGAGGAGCGCAAGTCCCCTGAGCTATACCAGGACTGCAGCCACTGGTGCCTTCCCGGGGTGCCGGACTCCTGGAACGAGCTCCTCTACGCACAGATTCTGGTCAAGCAGCATCAGATGCTACACCAATAA